A window from Aquabacterium sp. NJ1 encodes these proteins:
- the recO gene encoding DNA repair protein RecO: MAAYVLHSHDWSESSLILDLFTREHGRVVAVAKGAKRPYSQLRPVLMPFQCLSVVFGVKRSEDAEVWLLRQAEWAGGPAWPGGAALLPGFYLNELLMRLMVRHDPHPTLFDAYVQTLHAMGDPALLQAALRAFELTLLRQLGHLPQLSVQTIGNQPVVAGQPYELHPDLGVREALWVGESGAGPVVLDGQVLMAIEQALSLTGGIPTLMAACMPALSELKALLRTLIHYHLGSQTLRTRQLMMELQQP; encoded by the coding sequence GTGGCAGCGTATGTGCTGCACAGCCATGACTGGAGCGAATCCAGCCTGATCCTGGATCTGTTCACGCGTGAGCATGGGCGCGTGGTGGCGGTGGCCAAGGGGGCCAAACGGCCTTACTCGCAGTTGCGCCCGGTGTTGATGCCGTTTCAGTGCCTGTCGGTGGTGTTCGGTGTCAAGCGCTCGGAAGACGCGGAGGTCTGGCTCTTGCGGCAGGCCGAATGGGCCGGAGGCCCGGCCTGGCCTGGTGGCGCTGCCTTGCTGCCGGGCTTTTACCTCAATGAGTTGCTGATGCGCCTGATGGTGCGCCACGACCCGCACCCCACCTTGTTTGACGCTTACGTGCAGACATTGCACGCCATGGGTGACCCGGCGCTGTTGCAGGCGGCCCTCCGGGCCTTCGAGTTGACTTTGCTGCGCCAACTGGGGCATCTGCCGCAACTGTCCGTGCAGACGATTGGCAACCAGCCCGTGGTGGCTGGCCAGCCTTACGAGTTGCATCCCGACCTGGGTGTGCGTGAGGCCTTGTGGGTGGGGGAGTCCGGTGCGGGCCCGGTGGTGCTGGATGGGCAGGTGCTGATGGCCATCGAGCAGGCCTTGTCGCTCACAGGCGGCATCCCCACGCTGATGGCAGCCTGCATGCCGGCATTGAGTGAACTCAAAGCCCTGTTGCGCACCTTGATTCACTATCATCTCGGTTCCCAGACGCTGCGCACGCGCCAGCTCATGATGGAGCTTCAACAACCATGA
- the era gene encoding GTPase Era: protein MAKKSGGDSAAPALQQRCGLIAIIGRPNVGKSTLLNALVGQKVSITSRKAQTTRHRITGIRTDGDTQFVFVDTPGFQTRHTVRGTAALNRNLNKTVQATLSDVDVVLFLVEAGKFGPDDAKVVALLPKDKPVILVANKLDLVHRREDLFPWLQGMQAHHTFAEFIPLSAQKEDDTKRLMAVVKPYLPEQAWWYDAEALTDRTDRFLASEIIREKLFRLTGDELPYTSTVVIDLYNEEPPPPGKPKATGLVRIAATIIVEREQHKGMVIGDKGERLKRIGTEARTELERLMGVKVFLEIWVKVRSGWADDEARLRTYGYE from the coding sequence ATGGCCAAGAAAAGCGGTGGCGATTCGGCCGCCCCGGCTCTGCAGCAGCGCTGTGGCCTGATCGCCATCATCGGCCGGCCCAATGTGGGCAAGTCCACTTTGCTGAACGCGCTGGTCGGTCAGAAGGTGTCCATCACTTCGCGCAAGGCACAGACCACGCGCCACCGCATCACCGGCATCCGCACGGATGGCGACACGCAGTTCGTGTTCGTGGACACACCGGGCTTCCAGACTCGCCACACGGTGCGTGGTACGGCGGCGCTCAACCGCAACCTGAACAAGACAGTGCAGGCCACCTTGTCGGATGTGGATGTGGTGCTGTTCCTGGTCGAGGCCGGCAAGTTCGGGCCGGATGACGCCAAGGTCGTGGCCTTGCTGCCCAAGGACAAGCCCGTGATCCTCGTGGCCAACAAGCTGGATCTGGTGCACCGTCGCGAGGATCTTTTCCCCTGGTTGCAGGGCATGCAGGCGCATCACACCTTTGCCGAGTTCATCCCCTTGTCTGCCCAGAAAGAGGATGACACCAAGCGGCTCATGGCCGTGGTCAAGCCCTACCTGCCCGAGCAGGCCTGGTGGTACGACGCCGAGGCCCTGACCGACCGCACCGACCGCTTCCTGGCCAGCGAGATCATCCGCGAGAAGCTGTTCCGCCTGACGGGCGACGAGTTGCCTTACACCTCGACCGTGGTGATCGACCTGTACAACGAAGAGCCGCCCCCTCCGGGCAAGCCCAAGGCCACGGGCCTGGTGCGGATCGCGGCGACCATCATCGTCGAGCGCGAGCAGCACAAGGGCATGGTCATTGGCGACAAGGGCGAGCGCCTCAAGCGCATCGGCACCGAGGCGCGCACGGAGCTTGAGCGCCTCATGGGCGTCAAGGTCTTCCTAGAGATCTGGGTGAAGGTGCGCTCGGGCTGGGCAGATGATGAGGCCCGCCTGCGTACCTATGGCTACGAGTGA
- the rnc gene encoding ribonuclease III: protein MATSSPSKKGGAAGLASLSQPLQALQQRLGYTFADGGLLARAVTHKSFGSDHYERLEFLGDAVLSLGVSALLYRRFDRSDEGDLTRVRAHLVRQDMLFKLAQQLDLPQVMRLSEGEAKGGGAQRPSILADALEAIIGAVYLDAGFDAARDLVLRLFEPLVAESTMEGWSKDAKTALQEWLQGRKLAVPVYRIEETRGKAHEQTFIVACELPVQGLVVTGEGLSRRAAEQAAAQAALTRLQALPSKELPNGAKPTVVVKKKRV from the coding sequence ATGGCGACCTCATCTCCAAGCAAAAAAGGTGGCGCAGCCGGCCTTGCATCGCTGTCGCAACCGCTGCAGGCCTTGCAACAGCGGCTGGGGTACACCTTCGCCGATGGCGGTTTGCTGGCGCGTGCCGTGACGCACAAGAGCTTCGGCTCGGATCACTACGAGCGCCTGGAATTCCTGGGCGACGCGGTCTTGAGTCTGGGGGTGTCGGCCTTGCTGTACCGCCGCTTTGACCGCAGCGACGAAGGTGATCTCACCCGCGTGCGTGCCCATCTGGTGCGCCAGGACATGCTGTTCAAGCTGGCTCAGCAACTGGACCTGCCTCAGGTCATGCGCCTGAGCGAGGGCGAGGCCAAGGGCGGCGGGGCGCAGCGCCCATCCATCCTGGCTGACGCGCTGGAAGCCATCATCGGTGCGGTGTACCTGGATGCGGGGTTTGATGCCGCCCGCGATCTGGTGTTGCGCCTGTTCGAGCCACTGGTGGCCGAGTCCACCATGGAGGGCTGGAGCAAGGACGCCAAGACGGCCTTGCAGGAATGGCTGCAAGGGCGCAAGCTGGCCGTGCCGGTCTATCGCATTGAAGAAACGCGCGGCAAGGCGCATGAGCAGACCTTCATCGTCGCTTGTGAATTGCCCGTGCAGGGCCTCGTCGTGACGGGCGAAGGCCTTTCGCGTCGTGCGGCCGAGCAGGCGGCGGCGCAGGCTGCGCTCACGCGTCTGCAAGCCCTGCCATCCAAAGAGTTGCCCAATGGGGCCAAACCGACCGTGGTGGTCAAGAAAAAACGCGTCTGA
- a CDS encoding DUF4845 domain-containing protein: MMNLTSRPHAARRPQSGITLVGLLFWAVLISMFALVLMKVFPAVTEYRTIQSMVNKAAHDGGSTVQDIRNAFDRSASIEYGVTSITAKDLEITKEDDKVVVKFAYDREIELMDPVYLLLKFHGQSK, from the coding sequence ATGATGAATCTGACGTCTCGTCCTCATGCTGCCCGTCGTCCGCAGTCGGGTATTACGCTGGTTGGCCTGCTGTTCTGGGCCGTTCTGATTTCCATGTTCGCCCTGGTCCTGATGAAGGTCTTCCCGGCGGTGACCGAGTACCGGACCATCCAGTCCATGGTGAACAAGGCGGCCCACGATGGTGGCAGCACGGTGCAGGACATTCGCAACGCGTTTGACCGCTCAGCCTCTATCGAATATGGCGTGACCTCCATCACCGCAAAGGATCTGGAGATCACCAAGGAAGACGACAAGGTGGTGGTCAAGTTTGCCTATGACCGGGAGATCGAGTTGATGGACCCGGTGTACCTGCTGCTGAAATTTCATGGGCAGTCCAAGTGA
- the lepB gene encoding signal peptidase I — MSLITGVLYAALLAYLGGWYVGQWQGNFSLLLFVLTLVTLVYWLAERYKFQPEREAAAAKLLVEDEARRKQLASQGIAQVDGNVSQAREKLLMQPWWLDWTAGLFPVICAVFLMRSFLFEPFKIPSGSMIPTLLVGDLILVNKFHYGIRLPVINKKIISNHEPERGDVMVFRYPVNPSLDYIKRVVGLPGDEIAYINKRLTINGTPIEQTPLAEFYDEDSLKYSLQYSENLMGVSHRILVDKDRPPFVPPQAIEDFPNKENCRYSGEGVVCKVPPGHYFMMGDNRDNSQDSRFWGFVPDENIVGKAFVIWMNFSDFKRIGFFH; from the coding sequence ATGAGTTTGATCACAGGTGTGTTGTACGCTGCGCTGCTGGCGTACCTGGGGGGCTGGTACGTCGGCCAATGGCAGGGTAACTTTTCCCTGTTGCTGTTCGTGCTGACGCTGGTCACGCTGGTCTACTGGCTGGCCGAGCGCTACAAGTTCCAGCCGGAGCGGGAGGCTGCCGCAGCCAAGCTGCTGGTTGAGGACGAAGCCCGTCGCAAGCAACTGGCCAGCCAGGGCATCGCGCAGGTGGACGGCAACGTCAGCCAGGCGCGCGAGAAGCTGCTGATGCAGCCCTGGTGGCTGGACTGGACAGCCGGTCTGTTCCCGGTCATCTGCGCCGTGTTCCTGATGCGCTCGTTCCTGTTCGAGCCGTTCAAGATCCCTTCAGGCTCGATGATCCCGACGCTGCTGGTGGGCGACCTCATTCTGGTCAACAAATTCCACTACGGCATCCGCCTGCCGGTGATCAACAAGAAGATCATTTCCAACCACGAGCCGGAACGTGGTGACGTGATGGTGTTCCGCTACCCCGTCAACCCCAGCCTGGACTACATCAAGCGCGTGGTGGGCCTGCCGGGTGACGAGATCGCCTACATCAACAAGCGCCTGACCATCAACGGGACGCCCATCGAACAGACGCCACTGGCCGAGTTCTATGACGAGGACAGCCTGAAGTACTCGCTGCAGTACTCGGAAAACCTCATGGGCGTGAGCCACCGCATCCTGGTGGACAAGGACCGCCCACCGTTCGTGCCACCTCAGGCGATCGAAGATTTCCCCAACAAGGAAAACTGCCGCTACAGTGGCGAGGGCGTGGTCTGCAAGGTGCCGCCGGGTCACTACTTCATGATGGGTGACAACCGCGACAACTCGCAGGACTCCCGTTTCTGGGGCTTTGTGCCTGATGAAAACATCGTGGGCAAGGCATTCGTGATCTGGATGAACTTCAGCGACTTCAAGCGCATCGGTTTTTTCCACTAA
- the lepA gene encoding translation elongation factor 4, with amino-acid sequence MNHIRNFSIIAHIDHGKSTLADRIIQRCGGLSDREMEAQVLDSMDIERERGITIKAQTAALQYKAKDGQVYNLNLIDTPGHVDFSYEVSRSLSACEGALLVVDASQGVEAQTVANCYTALDLGVEVVPVLNKMDLPQADPERAKAEIEDVIGIDATDGIPCSAKTGMGVDEILEAVVARIPPPKGDPDGPLRAMIIDSWFDNYVGVVMLVRVVDGQLRKGERIRMMASNAVYPAEHLGVFSPKSENRDALKAGEVGFIIAGIKELQAAKVGDTVTVEKKLPNNAGPATEALPGFKEIQPQVFAGLYPTEASEYDQLRDALEKLKLNDSSLRYEPEVSQALGFGFRCGFLGLLHMEIVQERLEREFDQDLITTAPSVVYQVELNGGEVIEVENPSKMPEVAKIKEIREPIVTVHLYMPQDYVGPVMTLANQKRGVQLNMAYHGRQVMLTYEMPLAEIVLDFFDKLKSVSRGYASMDYEFKEYRASDVVKVDLMINGDRVDALSIIVHRAQSQYRGRAVAAKMREQIPRQMYDVAIQAAIGGNIIARENIKALRKNVLAKCYGGDITRKKKLLEKQKAGKKRMKQVGSVEVPQEAFLAILQVDD; translated from the coding sequence ATGAATCACATCCGTAATTTTTCGATCATTGCCCACATCGACCACGGCAAGTCCACGCTGGCCGATCGCATCATCCAGCGCTGCGGGGGCTTGAGTGACCGTGAGATGGAAGCACAGGTTCTCGACTCGATGGACATCGAGCGCGAACGTGGCATCACCATCAAGGCGCAGACCGCTGCGCTGCAATACAAGGCCAAGGACGGCCAGGTCTACAACCTCAACCTGATCGACACCCCGGGCCATGTGGACTTCTCTTATGAAGTGAGCCGCTCGCTGTCCGCATGTGAAGGCGCTTTGCTCGTTGTGGACGCCAGCCAGGGCGTGGAAGCCCAGACGGTGGCCAACTGCTACACCGCGCTCGATCTGGGCGTGGAGGTGGTGCCCGTCCTCAACAAGATGGACTTGCCTCAGGCTGACCCTGAGCGCGCCAAGGCCGAGATCGAAGACGTCATCGGCATCGACGCCACCGACGGCATCCCTTGCTCGGCCAAGACCGGCATGGGTGTGGACGAGATCCTCGAAGCTGTGGTGGCACGCATCCCACCGCCCAAGGGTGATCCTGATGGCCCGCTGCGCGCCATGATCATCGACTCGTGGTTCGACAACTACGTGGGCGTGGTGATGCTGGTGCGCGTGGTCGATGGCCAGTTGCGCAAGGGTGAACGCATCCGCATGATGGCCTCCAACGCCGTCTACCCGGCCGAGCACCTGGGCGTGTTCTCGCCCAAGTCTGAAAACCGTGACGCGCTCAAGGCAGGCGAGGTGGGTTTCATCATCGCCGGCATCAAGGAGTTGCAGGCGGCCAAGGTGGGCGACACCGTCACCGTTGAAAAGAAGCTGCCCAATAACGCAGGCCCGGCTACCGAGGCGCTGCCCGGCTTCAAGGAAATCCAGCCGCAGGTGTTCGCGGGCTTGTACCCCACCGAGGCCAGCGAGTACGACCAGCTGCGTGACGCGCTGGAAAAGCTCAAGCTCAATGATTCCTCGCTGCGCTATGAGCCTGAGGTGTCGCAAGCGCTGGGCTTTGGCTTTCGCTGCGGTTTCCTCGGCCTGCTGCACATGGAGATCGTGCAGGAGCGCCTGGAGCGCGAGTTCGATCAGGACCTGATCACGACGGCGCCCAGCGTGGTCTACCAGGTCGAGCTCAATGGCGGCGAGGTCATCGAGGTCGAGAACCCCTCGAAGATGCCCGAGGTGGCCAAGATCAAGGAGATCCGCGAGCCCATCGTCACCGTGCACCTGTACATGCCGCAAGACTATGTCGGCCCGGTGATGACGCTGGCCAACCAGAAGCGTGGCGTGCAGCTCAACATGGCCTATCACGGCCGCCAGGTCATGCTGACCTACGAGATGCCGCTGGCCGAAATCGTGCTGGACTTCTTCGACAAGCTCAAGAGCGTGTCGCGTGGTTACGCCTCCATGGACTACGAGTTCAAGGAGTACCGGGCCTCGGACGTGGTCAAGGTCGACCTGATGATCAACGGGGACCGCGTGGACGCGCTGTCGATCATCGTGCACCGCGCGCAAAGCCAGTACCGTGGCCGCGCCGTGGCGGCCAAGATGCGCGAACAGATCCCGCGCCAGATGTACGACGTGGCGATTCAGGCGGCCATTGGCGGCAACATCATTGCGCGTGAAAACATCAAGGCGCTTCGCAAGAACGTGCTGGCAAAATGCTACGGCGGTGACATCACCCGCAAGAAGAAACTGCTCGAAAAACAAAAGGCCGGTAAAAAGCGCATGAAGCAGGTGGGCTCCGTCGAGGTGCCGCAAGAAGCTTTCCTGGCCATCCTTCAAGTGGACGATTGA
- a CDS encoding DegQ family serine endoprotease: MTSSLQSGSSTRSVVRRTLVVGAVVSAVGLVLSSSLFPHASQAQQPATTFSAPAPQATQPPVIVKGLPDFTELVERVGPSVVSIRTTQRVVEDADEGDDEADAQMREFFKRFFGTPMPGQTPRRSAPKKGGDQGEERPRGVGSGFILSPDGYVMTNAHVVDGADEVYVNLTDKREFKAKVVGVDKRTDVAVLKIQASKLPAVSIGDVSRLKVGEWVMAIGTPFGLDNTVTAGIVSAKARDTGEEIRFIQTDVAVNPGNSGGPLINMRGEVVGINSQILSRSGGFMGISLSIPIDDAMKVAEQLRAGGKVIRGRIGVAIAPVTKDVAESIGLGKPVGALVQSVEAGTPSEKAGLEAGDIITKFAGQAIEKAQDLPRLVGATKPGTRTSIQVFRRGSYKDLSITVAELDSSGKAKDDKADSGKADAKLAASALGLKIIDLNADQKRELKQNGGVLVEGVEGPAARAGLRPGDVVLAVANVQISGVKEFEAVLAKLDRSRPVSVLVRRGEWAQYAVIRPNAK; encoded by the coding sequence ATGACGTCCTCTCTGCAGTCTGGTTCTTCGACCCGTTCTGTTGTTCGCCGTACCTTGGTGGTCGGCGCGGTGGTCTCGGCCGTCGGCCTGGTGCTGAGCTCCAGCTTGTTCCCGCATGCGTCTCAGGCCCAACAGCCTGCGACAACGTTCAGCGCACCGGCACCCCAGGCAACGCAGCCACCGGTGATCGTCAAGGGCTTGCCCGATTTCACCGAGCTGGTTGAGCGTGTGGGCCCCTCGGTGGTCAGCATCCGCACCACTCAACGTGTGGTGGAAGATGCCGATGAGGGCGACGATGAAGCCGATGCGCAGATGCGCGAGTTCTTCAAGCGCTTCTTTGGCACACCCATGCCGGGTCAGACACCGCGCAGGAGCGCGCCCAAAAAGGGTGGAGATCAAGGTGAAGAGCGCCCCCGTGGCGTGGGCTCGGGTTTCATCCTGAGCCCTGATGGTTATGTGATGACCAACGCCCACGTGGTGGATGGCGCCGATGAGGTGTACGTCAACCTGACCGACAAGCGCGAGTTCAAGGCCAAGGTGGTGGGCGTGGACAAGCGCACCGACGTGGCCGTGCTCAAGATCCAGGCGTCCAAGCTACCTGCCGTCTCGATTGGTGACGTCAGCAGGTTGAAGGTCGGCGAGTGGGTGATGGCCATCGGCACGCCCTTCGGGCTGGACAACACGGTGACGGCAGGTATCGTCAGTGCCAAGGCGCGCGATACCGGTGAAGAGATCCGCTTCATCCAGACTGACGTGGCGGTGAACCCGGGTAACTCGGGCGGCCCTCTGATCAACATGCGTGGCGAGGTGGTGGGCATCAACTCGCAGATCCTCAGCCGCTCTGGTGGCTTCATGGGGATCTCGCTGTCGATCCCCATTGACGACGCCATGAAGGTGGCCGAGCAACTGCGTGCAGGCGGCAAGGTGATTCGCGGCCGCATTGGTGTGGCCATTGCGCCGGTGACCAAGGACGTGGCCGAATCCATTGGCCTTGGCAAGCCGGTGGGCGCGCTGGTGCAAAGTGTTGAAGCGGGCACACCTTCCGAGAAAGCCGGCCTGGAGGCGGGCGACATCATCACCAAGTTTGCAGGCCAGGCCATCGAGAAGGCGCAGGACCTGCCTCGCCTGGTAGGGGCGACCAAGCCGGGTACCAGGACCTCCATTCAAGTCTTCCGCCGCGGCAGCTACAAGGATCTGAGCATCACCGTGGCCGAGTTGGACTCATCCGGCAAGGCCAAGGATGACAAGGCTGACTCAGGCAAGGCGGACGCCAAGCTGGCCGCTTCTGCGCTGGGCTTGAAGATCATTGACCTCAATGCAGACCAGAAGCGCGAGCTCAAGCAAAACGGCGGCGTGCTGGTGGAAGGCGTCGAGGGCCCCGCTGCACGTGCGGGCTTGCGCCCTGGTGATGTGGTGCTGGCCGTGGCCAACGTCCAGATCAGTGGCGTCAAGGAATTCGAAGCTGTGCTGGCCAAGCTCGACCGGTCTCGCCCTGTGAGCGTGCTGGTGCGCCGTGGCGAGTGGGCGCAGTACGCGGTGATTCGACCGAACGCCAAGTAA
- a CDS encoding sigma-E factor negative regulatory protein, producing the protein MSDRFSDSDAEREALSALADGEAQSQEVARACAAWRDHADARANWHAYQLIGDVMRSDDLAQAGSGETFLKNFRERLAQEPVVLAPSAAQAQRPVQDKVVALNQARPLKRRAWAGPMSVAAGFALVVGAMLSSQILPGGPQGGDAGMAQSGPVGGGALSLASAGQWSVNGFVPDASRASTLTVGDGASFQQPGEVVLIRNPQLDQALAMQRANQWGDGSFQGQGALTRQVVFDGR; encoded by the coding sequence ATGTCTGACCGTTTCAGTGACAGTGATGCAGAGCGTGAAGCGTTGTCGGCCCTGGCCGATGGCGAGGCCCAGTCTCAGGAAGTGGCCCGAGCATGCGCCGCCTGGCGCGATCACGCTGATGCGCGGGCGAACTGGCATGCGTACCAATTGATTGGTGACGTGATGCGTTCCGATGATCTGGCCCAGGCCGGTTCCGGTGAAACTTTCCTGAAGAACTTCCGTGAGCGCCTGGCTCAGGAGCCGGTGGTGCTGGCGCCGAGCGCTGCACAGGCTCAGCGTCCCGTGCAGGACAAGGTCGTGGCGCTGAACCAGGCCAGGCCGCTGAAGCGCCGTGCGTGGGCCGGCCCCATGAGCGTGGCGGCCGGTTTTGCGCTGGTGGTTGGCGCAATGCTGTCTTCGCAGATCTTGCCGGGAGGCCCCCAGGGCGGCGATGCCGGCATGGCGCAGTCCGGCCCGGTGGGCGGCGGCGCGCTGTCGCTGGCCAGCGCAGGTCAGTGGTCTGTCAACGGCTTCGTGCCGGACGCGTCGCGCGCATCAACCCTCACCGTGGGTGACGGTGCTTCATTCCAGCAACCTGGCGAGGTCGTGCTGATCCGCAATCCGCAGCTTGACCAGGCTTTGGCCATGCAGCGCGCCAACCAGTGGGGTGATGGGTCATTCCAGGGGCAGGGCGCCCTGACACGTCAGGTGGTGTTCGACGGCCGCTGA
- the rpoE gene encoding RNA polymerase sigma factor RpoE — MGLAEPIVDVDAALVERVQRGDQKAFEMLVVKYQRRIERLIARMVRDVDLVEDIAQEAFIRAYRALPNFRGESAFYTWLYRIAVNTAKKAMIGLKRDPVLTESAMAAVNEEDEGASRVENELSDGETPESVLASRQIAETVNAAIESLSEDLRQAITLREIEGLSYEEISELMNCPIGTVRSRIFRAREAIATRLRPLLDTRQGERW; from the coding sequence ATGGGGCTGGCCGAGCCCATCGTGGATGTCGATGCCGCCCTGGTGGAGCGTGTACAGCGCGGCGACCAGAAGGCCTTTGAAATGCTGGTGGTGAAGTACCAGCGTCGCATCGAACGCCTGATCGCGCGGATGGTGCGTGACGTCGATCTGGTCGAAGACATCGCGCAAGAGGCCTTCATCCGGGCTTATCGGGCCTTGCCCAATTTCCGCGGTGAGAGCGCGTTTTACACCTGGCTCTACCGCATCGCCGTCAACACGGCCAAAAAGGCCATGATCGGCCTCAAGCGTGATCCTGTTCTCACCGAATCAGCCATGGCGGCTGTCAACGAGGAGGATGAGGGCGCTTCTCGCGTTGAAAACGAGCTGAGTGACGGTGAAACACCGGAATCTGTGCTGGCCAGCCGGCAGATTGCCGAAACCGTGAACGCAGCGATCGAGTCGCTGTCGGAAGACTTGCGTCAGGCGATCACCCTGCGCGAAATCGAGGGCCTGAGCTACGAGGAAATCTCCGAGCTCATGAACTGCCCCATCGGCACGGTCCGCTCCCGGATCTTCCGGGCGCGCGAGGCCATTGCAACCAGACTGAGACCTTTGCTCGACACCCGCCAGGGCGAGCGCTGGTAA
- the fabF gene encoding beta-ketoacyl-ACP synthase II has product MTRRRVVVTGLGLVTPVGNNVQESWSNLVAGQSGIQTITKFDASAFACQFAGEVKGFNIEDYIPAKEARHMDTFIHYGLAASMQAVRDAGLPTGEALKPELAERIGVMVGSGIGGLPMIEQTHKEYSERGPRRISPFFVPASIINMISGHVSIQYGFKGPNIGVVTACTTGLHAIGLAARMIEYGDADIMVAGGAESTVSPLGIGGFAAARALSTRNDDPKTASRPWDKDRDGFVLGEGAGVMVLEEYESAKARGAKIYAELVGFGMTGDAYHMTAPDVDGPKRSMLAALRNAGINPDQVHYLNAHGTSTPLGDVNETNAIKAAFGDHAKNLVVNSTKSMTGHLLGGAGGIESVFTALAVHHQVSPPTINIFNQDPECDLDYCANTAREMKIDVALKNNFGFGGTNGSLVFKRV; this is encoded by the coding sequence ATGACCCGTCGTCGCGTCGTCGTCACAGGCCTGGGCCTGGTTACCCCCGTGGGCAACAACGTTCAGGAATCCTGGTCGAATCTGGTTGCAGGGCAATCCGGCATCCAAACCATTACCAAGTTCGACGCTTCGGCGTTCGCCTGCCAGTTCGCGGGCGAGGTCAAGGGCTTCAACATCGAGGATTACATCCCCGCCAAAGAAGCCCGTCACATGGACACCTTCATCCATTACGGTCTGGCTGCATCCATGCAGGCTGTCCGTGATGCGGGCCTGCCCACGGGCGAGGCCCTGAAGCCCGAACTGGCCGAACGCATTGGCGTGATGGTCGGCTCCGGCATTGGCGGTCTGCCCATGATCGAGCAGACCCACAAGGAATACAGCGAACGCGGCCCACGCCGCATCTCGCCTTTCTTCGTGCCCGCCTCCATCATCAACATGATCTCGGGTCACGTGTCCATCCAGTACGGCTTCAAGGGCCCGAACATCGGCGTGGTCACGGCTTGCACCACCGGCCTGCATGCCATCGGCCTGGCCGCTCGCATGATCGAGTATGGTGACGCAGACATCATGGTGGCTGGTGGCGCCGAGTCCACCGTGTCGCCGTTGGGTATTGGTGGCTTTGCCGCCGCCCGTGCGCTGTCGACCCGCAATGATGACCCCAAGACGGCCTCGCGTCCCTGGGACAAGGACCGCGACGGCTTCGTGCTGGGCGAGGGCGCCGGCGTGATGGTGCTCGAAGAGTACGAAAGCGCCAAGGCTCGCGGCGCGAAGATCTATGCAGAACTGGTCGGCTTCGGTATGACCGGCGATGCCTATCACATGACCGCCCCCGACGTGGATGGCCCCAAGCGTTCCATGCTGGCGGCCCTGCGCAATGCGGGCATCAACCCCGATCAGGTGCATTACCTGAACGCGCACGGCACGTCCACGCCGCTGGGTGACGTGAACGAAACCAACGCCATCAAGGCGGCGTTTGGTGACCATGCCAAGAACCTGGTCGTGAACTCGACCAAGTCCATGACTGGCCATTTGCTGGGCGGTGCTGGTGGCATTGAATCCGTGTTCACGGCCCTGGCTGTGCACCACCAGGTGTCGCCACCCACCATCAACATCTTCAACCAGGACCCCGAGTGCGACCTGGACTACTGCGCCAACACCGCACGTGAGATGAAGATCGATGTGGCGCTCAAGAACAACTTCGGCTTTGGTGGCACCAACGGCTCGCTGGTGTTCAAGCGCGTTTGA
- the acpP gene encoding acyl carrier protein — MSDIEARVKKIIAEQLGVAESEVSPEKAFVADLGADSLDTVELVMALEDEFGIEIPDEEAEKITTVQLAIDYAKSHVKA; from the coding sequence ATGAGCGATATCGAAGCACGCGTCAAGAAGATCATTGCAGAGCAACTTGGTGTTGCCGAGTCTGAAGTCAGCCCTGAGAAGGCATTCGTGGCCGACCTGGGCGCCGATTCTCTGGACACCGTTGAACTGGTGATGGCCCTCGAAGACGAGTTCGGCATCGAGATCCCCGACGAAGAGGCTGAAAAGATCACGACAGTGCAACTGGCGATCGATTACGCCAAGTCGCACGTCAAGGCCTGA